A single Anomalospiza imberbis isolate Cuckoo-Finch-1a 21T00152 chromosome 15, ASM3175350v1, whole genome shotgun sequence DNA region contains:
- the MATR3 gene encoding matrin-3 isoform X6: MGDPFMLQQSTNPAPGILGPPPPPFHLGGPPVGPRGDFSICLLSSYMLVQFSGAGNGNMQGPRHMQKGRVETSRVVHIMDFQRGKNLRYQLLQLVEPFGIITNHLILNKINEAFIEMSTTEDAQAAVEYYSTTPALVFGKPVRVHLSQKYKRIKKPEGKPDQKTEPPKPELGRVIHLSNLPHSGYSDNAVLKLAEPYGKIKNYILMRMKSQAFIEMETREDALAMVEHCANKALWFQGRCVKVDLSEKYKKLVLRIPNKGVELLKKDKTRKRTYSPDSKDSPSDKKSKTEPAQKPESGNAEEKVKEEKQEDAAEPSSAKSGEQTEQDEPSLLLESEDELLVDEEEAAALLESGSSAGEDADVANLADVATEEKKDTPDDATVKTEGNVAATPAAKKKLKKRYVGGFPRSMEGFVTLDEVGDEEDSDHQKLRKSGLAAKAAGKSEDSLAEIKVDKIEEPEQEGETLENGTKSEENAKAESVEASDAATAQDTEKNTQENADPQGEQETKSVLEKPLVPDEFRIGPYQPNIPVGVNYVVPKTGFYCKLCSLFYTNEDVAKKTHCSSLPHYQKLKKILDKMAEDFRQKKEG, from the exons AT GGGTGATCCCTTTATGTTGCAGCAATCTACAAACCCTGCACCGGGAATTCTGGGACCACCACCACCTCCATTCCACCTTGGAGGACCTCCTGTTGGGCCCAGAG GAGATTTTTCTATCTGTCTTCTGAGTAGCTACATGTTGGTGCAGTTTTCTG GAGCTGGAAATGGAAATATGCAAGGACCCAGACACATGCAGAAGGGCAGAGTG GAAACAAGCAGAGTTGTGCACATCATGGAtttccagaggggaaaaaacttGAGATATCAGCTGCTTCAGCTCGTTGAGCCCTTTGGGATAATCACAAATCACCTGATTCTAAACAAAATCAATGAG GCATTTATTGAAATGTCAACCACTGAAGATGcccaggctgcagtggagtATTATTCAACAACACCTGCCCTGGTGTTTGGTAAACCAGTCAGAGTCCACTTGTCACAGAAATACAAGAGAATAAAG AAACCTGAGGGTAAGCCTGACCAAAAGACTGAGCCACCAAAACCAGAGCTTGGTCGTGTGATCCACCTGAGCAACTTGCCCCACTCGGGCTACTCTGACAATGCTGTGCTCAAACTGGCTGAGCCCTACGGGAAGATCAAGAACTACATCCTCATGAGAATGAAAAGCCAG GCCTTTATTGAGATGGAGACCAGAGAAGATGCTTTGGCCATGGTTGAGCATTGTGCCAACAAAGCACTTTGGTTCCAAGGCAGATGTGTGAAAGTGGATTTATCTGAAAAGTACAAGAAACTGGTGTTAAGG attcCCAACAAAGGAGTTGAACTGCTGAAAAAGGATAAAACCAG AAAGAGAACATATTCCCCAGACAGCAAAGATTCTCCCAGTGATAAGAAGTCCAAAACAGAACCTGCTCAGAAACCTGAAAGTGGCAATGCAGAAGAAAAGGTGAaagaggagaaacaggaggatGCTGCTGAGCCCTCAAGTGCCAAAAGTGGGGAACAGACAGAGCAAGATGAGCCCAGTTTACTCCTGGAGTCTGAAGATGAGCTGCTGGTGGatgaggaggaggcagcagcactgtTGGAAAGTGGCAGCTCAGCAGGAGAGGATGCGGATGTTGCCAATTTAGCTGATGTGgctactgaggaaaaaaaggacacACCTGATGATGCAACTGTAAAAACTGAGGGGAATGTTGCAGCCACTCCAGCAGCCAAGAAAAAGCTTAAAAAG CGCTATGTGGGTGGCTTCCCGCGCAGCATGGAGGGCTTCGTCACCCTGGACGAGGTCGGCGACGAGGAGGACTCCGACCACCAGAAGCTCCGCAAGTCCGGGCTGGCGGCCAAGGCTGCGGGCAAGAGCGAAGACAGCTTGGCAGAGATCAAGGTGGACAAGATTGAGGAGCCAGAGCAGGAGGGTGAAACGCTAGAAAACGGAACGAAAAGCGAAGAGAATGCCAAGGCTGAAAGTGTTGAAGCTTCTGATGCTGCAACAGCACAGGATACTGAGAAAAACACCCAGGAAAACGCAGACCCCCAGGGCGAGCAGGAAACAAAGAGTGTTCTGGAGAAACCTCTTGTTCCAGATGAGTTTAGGATTGGGCCGTACCAGCCAAACATTCCTGTTG GTGTGAATTATGTGGTACCCAAAACAGGGTTTTATTGCAAATTGTGTTCCCTGTTCTACACAAATGAAGATGTTGCAAAAAAGACCCATTGCAGCAGCCTTCCTCATTATCAAAAGTTGAAG AAAATTCTGGATAAAATGGCAGAAGACTTCAGACAAAAGAAAGAAggttaa
- the MATR3 gene encoding matrin-3 isoform X5, which produces MSGARAAGWRRAVQRRSRESTEWNHHINGATHSRRCQLLLEIYPEWNPDSDSGHGMGDPFMLQQSTNPAPGILGPPPPPFHLGGPPVGPRGDFSICLLSSYMLVQFSGAGNGNMQGPRHMQKGRVETSRVVHIMDFQRGKNLRYQLLQLVEPFGIITNHLILNKINEAFIEMSTTEDAQAAVEYYSTTPALVFGKPVRVHLSQKYKRIKKPEGKPDQKTEPPKPELGRVIHLSNLPHSGYSDNAVLKLAEPYGKIKNYILMRMKSQAFIEMETREDALAMVEHCANKALWFQGRCVKVDLSEKYKKLVLRIPNKGVELLKKDKTRKRTYSPDSKDSPSDKKSKTEPAQKPESGNAEEKVKEEKQEDAAEPSSAKSGEQTEQDEPSLLLESEDELLVDEEEAAALLESGSSAGEDADVANLADVATEEKKDTPDDATVKTEGNVAATPAAKKKLKKRYVGGFPRSMEGFVTLDEVGDEEDSDHQKLRKSGLAAKAAGKSEDSLAEIKVDKIEEPEQEGETLENGTKSEENAKAESVEASDAATAQDTEKNTQENADPQGEQETKSVLEKPLVPDEFRIGPYQPNIPVGVNYVVPKTGFYCKLCSLFYTNEDVAKKTHCSSLPHYQKLKKILDKMAEDFRQKKEG; this is translated from the exons GAGTGGAACCATCACATCAATGGAGCGACTCACAGCCGCCGCTGTCAGCTGCTGCTCGAAAT aTACCCAGAATGGAATCCTGACAGTGATTCAGGACATGGAAT GGGTGATCCCTTTATGTTGCAGCAATCTACAAACCCTGCACCGGGAATTCTGGGACCACCACCACCTCCATTCCACCTTGGAGGACCTCCTGTTGGGCCCAGAG GAGATTTTTCTATCTGTCTTCTGAGTAGCTACATGTTGGTGCAGTTTTCTG GAGCTGGAAATGGAAATATGCAAGGACCCAGACACATGCAGAAGGGCAGAGTG GAAACAAGCAGAGTTGTGCACATCATGGAtttccagaggggaaaaaacttGAGATATCAGCTGCTTCAGCTCGTTGAGCCCTTTGGGATAATCACAAATCACCTGATTCTAAACAAAATCAATGAG GCATTTATTGAAATGTCAACCACTGAAGATGcccaggctgcagtggagtATTATTCAACAACACCTGCCCTGGTGTTTGGTAAACCAGTCAGAGTCCACTTGTCACAGAAATACAAGAGAATAAAG AAACCTGAGGGTAAGCCTGACCAAAAGACTGAGCCACCAAAACCAGAGCTTGGTCGTGTGATCCACCTGAGCAACTTGCCCCACTCGGGCTACTCTGACAATGCTGTGCTCAAACTGGCTGAGCCCTACGGGAAGATCAAGAACTACATCCTCATGAGAATGAAAAGCCAG GCCTTTATTGAGATGGAGACCAGAGAAGATGCTTTGGCCATGGTTGAGCATTGTGCCAACAAAGCACTTTGGTTCCAAGGCAGATGTGTGAAAGTGGATTTATCTGAAAAGTACAAGAAACTGGTGTTAAGG attcCCAACAAAGGAGTTGAACTGCTGAAAAAGGATAAAACCAG AAAGAGAACATATTCCCCAGACAGCAAAGATTCTCCCAGTGATAAGAAGTCCAAAACAGAACCTGCTCAGAAACCTGAAAGTGGCAATGCAGAAGAAAAGGTGAaagaggagaaacaggaggatGCTGCTGAGCCCTCAAGTGCCAAAAGTGGGGAACAGACAGAGCAAGATGAGCCCAGTTTACTCCTGGAGTCTGAAGATGAGCTGCTGGTGGatgaggaggaggcagcagcactgtTGGAAAGTGGCAGCTCAGCAGGAGAGGATGCGGATGTTGCCAATTTAGCTGATGTGgctactgaggaaaaaaaggacacACCTGATGATGCAACTGTAAAAACTGAGGGGAATGTTGCAGCCACTCCAGCAGCCAAGAAAAAGCTTAAAAAG CGCTATGTGGGTGGCTTCCCGCGCAGCATGGAGGGCTTCGTCACCCTGGACGAGGTCGGCGACGAGGAGGACTCCGACCACCAGAAGCTCCGCAAGTCCGGGCTGGCGGCCAAGGCTGCGGGCAAGAGCGAAGACAGCTTGGCAGAGATCAAGGTGGACAAGATTGAGGAGCCAGAGCAGGAGGGTGAAACGCTAGAAAACGGAACGAAAAGCGAAGAGAATGCCAAGGCTGAAAGTGTTGAAGCTTCTGATGCTGCAACAGCACAGGATACTGAGAAAAACACCCAGGAAAACGCAGACCCCCAGGGCGAGCAGGAAACAAAGAGTGTTCTGGAGAAACCTCTTGTTCCAGATGAGTTTAGGATTGGGCCGTACCAGCCAAACATTCCTGTTG GTGTGAATTATGTGGTACCCAAAACAGGGTTTTATTGCAAATTGTGTTCCCTGTTCTACACAAATGAAGATGTTGCAAAAAAGACCCATTGCAGCAGCCTTCCTCATTATCAAAAGTTGAAG AAAATTCTGGATAAAATGGCAGAAGACTTCAGACAAAAGAAAGAAggttaa